A genomic stretch from Sphingomonas faeni includes:
- the ribH gene encoding 6,7-dimethyl-8-ribityllumazine synthase, with translation MAHLLIVEARFYDHLNDLLVEGAKAAIEAAGHTHETITVPGALEVPGAIALAAESETFDAYVALGVVIRGETYHFEIVAGESARGIMQLTMDGLPIGNGILTTENEAQALTRARPTEGDKGGGAANAALAMLALKDRFLA, from the coding sequence ATGGCCCATCTCCTCATCGTCGAAGCCCGGTTCTACGATCACCTCAACGACCTGCTGGTCGAGGGCGCAAAGGCGGCGATCGAAGCCGCCGGCCACACGCACGAGACGATCACCGTGCCTGGCGCACTCGAAGTTCCGGGCGCGATCGCGCTGGCGGCGGAGAGCGAGACGTTCGACGCCTATGTCGCGCTCGGCGTCGTGATCCGCGGCGAGACCTATCATTTCGAGATCGTCGCGGGCGAGAGCGCACGCGGGATCATGCAGCTGACGATGGACGGCCTGCCGATCGGCAACGGCATCCTGACCACGGAAAACGAAGCGCAGGCGCTTACGCGCGCACGGCCGACCGAGGGCGACAAGGGCGGTGGTGCGGCCAACGCCGCGCTGGCGATGCTGGCGCTGAAGGACCGCTTCCTCGCGTGA
- a CDS encoding sensor histidine kinase, translating into MTTLYSVPKTGVFDEAERSRVIASYDVAGARAKGQLDDIVSFAAELCGAPVALLSLVEEEYQRFLSRTGTDLEQTPRSMSFCAHAMHHHEVMEVPDALEDPRFVDNALVTGPPYVRFYAGAPLVSSEGVPLGALCVLAPDPREGLTRFQRDGMTLLAKAAMGRLDDRRAAREQAMAEAEARRTLEASDLRFRTLADTMPQMVWSTLPDGFHDYFNARWYEFTGTPVGTTDGEGWNDMFHPEDQDRAWALWRHSLDTGEPYNIEYRLRHFDGTYRWVLGRALPVRDESGAIQRWFGTCTDIHEQKLAYEEREVISQELSHRIKNIFSVIAGLIAFSARGKPEFAGIATDLRHRINALGRAHDFVRPHSANSRPSMAQNSLRGLLHELFEPYQRIDGARVSVVGDDVTIDDRSATPLALMFHELATNATKYGALATELGTVEITVSANTDTVTLNWREVGGPSVTKPTTPAGFGTQLIEMSAVRQLGGSVNRTWNDDGLIVDLTIPKAAFSR; encoded by the coding sequence ATGACGACGCTGTATTCCGTTCCAAAGACCGGTGTGTTCGACGAGGCCGAGCGCTCCCGCGTCATCGCGTCCTACGATGTCGCCGGCGCGCGCGCGAAAGGTCAGCTGGACGACATCGTGTCGTTCGCGGCGGAGCTTTGCGGCGCGCCGGTCGCGCTGCTGAGCCTGGTCGAGGAAGAGTATCAGCGTTTCCTGTCGCGCACCGGCACCGATCTGGAGCAGACGCCGCGCAGCATGTCGTTCTGCGCGCACGCGATGCACCATCACGAGGTGATGGAAGTGCCCGACGCGCTGGAGGACCCGCGCTTCGTCGACAATGCGCTGGTAACCGGCCCGCCCTATGTGCGGTTCTACGCGGGTGCACCCTTGGTCTCCAGCGAAGGCGTGCCGCTGGGCGCGCTTTGCGTTCTGGCACCCGATCCTCGCGAGGGGCTTACCCGGTTCCAGCGTGACGGCATGACGTTGCTCGCGAAGGCCGCCATGGGCCGGCTCGACGATCGCCGCGCCGCACGCGAGCAGGCGATGGCCGAGGCCGAGGCACGGCGGACGCTGGAGGCGAGCGACCTCCGCTTCCGTACGCTCGCGGACACGATGCCGCAGATGGTGTGGTCGACGTTGCCCGACGGCTTCCACGATTATTTCAACGCACGCTGGTACGAATTTACCGGCACGCCCGTGGGCACGACCGATGGCGAGGGCTGGAACGACATGTTCCACCCGGAGGATCAAGATCGCGCCTGGGCGTTGTGGCGTCACTCGCTCGACACGGGCGAGCCGTACAATATCGAATACCGGCTCCGGCATTTCGACGGCACCTATCGCTGGGTGCTCGGCCGTGCGCTGCCGGTCCGCGACGAAAGCGGCGCGATCCAGCGCTGGTTCGGGACGTGCACCGACATCCACGAACAAAAGCTCGCATATGAAGAGCGCGAGGTCATCAGCCAGGAGCTGAGCCACCGCATCAAGAACATCTTCTCGGTGATTGCCGGGCTCATCGCGTTCTCGGCGCGGGGCAAGCCTGAGTTCGCCGGGATCGCGACCGACCTACGCCACCGTATCAACGCACTGGGCCGCGCGCATGATTTCGTCCGCCCGCACAGTGCCAATTCACGACCGTCGATGGCGCAGAACAGTCTGCGCGGCTTGCTGCACGAGTTGTTCGAGCCGTATCAGCGGATCGACGGCGCGCGTGTCAGCGTCGTAGGCGACGATGTGACGATCGATGATCGCTCGGCGACGCCGCTCGCGCTGATGTTTCACGAACTCGCAACCAACGCGACCAAATATGGTGCGCTGGCGACAGAACTCGGCACTGTCGAGATCACCGTCTCGGCAAATACCGATACGGTTACATTGAACTGGCGGGAAGTGGGAGGCCCATCCGTCACCAAGCCGACGACACCAGCCGGTTTCGGCACGCAGCTGATCGAGATGAGTGCGGTGCGTCAGTTGGGTGGTAGCGTGAACCGAACCTGGAACGATGATGGCCTGATCGTAGACCTGACTATTCCAAAGGCTGCGTTCAGCCGCTGA
- a CDS encoding riboflavin synthase, with protein MFTGIVTDIGTVTTVESPSDTRVVVSTAYDTATVDLGASISCSGVCLTVVDKGPGWFAVDVSGETISRTAKDQWTEGRKFNLERAMKLGDELGGHIVTGHVDGLGTVVALNEEGGSHRVTIRAGADVAPFIAPKGSVTVDGVSLTVNSVQDIDCPDGPREVEFGLNIIPHTWSVTTLGTIQMGQSVNIEIDVLARYLQRMEHYRASAR; from the coding sequence ATGTTCACCGGAATCGTCACCGACATCGGCACCGTCACGACCGTGGAATCGCCCAGCGATACCCGCGTCGTCGTCAGCACCGCCTATGATACCGCGACCGTCGATCTCGGCGCGTCGATTTCGTGCTCGGGCGTCTGCCTGACCGTGGTCGACAAGGGACCTGGGTGGTTCGCGGTCGATGTCTCCGGCGAGACGATCAGCCGCACGGCGAAGGATCAGTGGACCGAAGGACGCAAGTTCAATCTCGAACGCGCGATGAAGCTCGGCGACGAGCTCGGTGGCCATATCGTCACTGGCCATGTCGACGGCCTCGGCACCGTCGTAGCGCTGAACGAGGAAGGCGGCTCGCACCGCGTCACGATCCGCGCCGGCGCCGACGTCGCGCCGTTCATCGCGCCCAAGGGTTCGGTGACGGTCGACGGCGTCTCGCTTACCGTGAACAGCGTCCAGGACATCGATTGCCCTGATGGACCAAGGGAGGTCGAATTCGGCCTCAACATCATCCCGCATACCTGGTCCGTCACCACCCTCGGAACCATCCAGATGGGTCAGTCGGTCAATATCGAGATCGACGTCCTCGCCCGCTACCTCCAAAGAATGGAGCATTACCGTGCCTCTGCCCGCTGA
- a CDS encoding DUF1206 domain-containing protein, with protein MISDANATLLAKLGFAARGVVYILVGWFAVDAALRGGKIADNQGAIGSMADQAFGPALLAIVAAGLLGYAVWRLTEAAANPEQIGSDVKGTLKRIGHVVSGIAHLILAWTAAKLAMKTGSRDAAVSPGDESARDWTALLLDQPAGRVLVGAVAVGVLVAAFQQAQKAWRGDFIHDLRGDAPAPGYVCTMGRIGYGARALVFLIVAGLFALAAWTAHASDAGGVAEALEQLQSQPGGKWLLVLTGIGLALFGAYSLVEARFRRIHVDLPGTN; from the coding sequence ATGATTTCGGATGCGAATGCGACGTTGCTCGCCAAACTCGGCTTCGCTGCGCGAGGCGTGGTCTATATCCTGGTCGGGTGGTTTGCCGTCGACGCGGCATTACGCGGTGGCAAGATCGCCGACAACCAAGGCGCGATCGGGTCGATGGCGGACCAGGCGTTCGGTCCGGCCCTGCTCGCGATCGTGGCGGCCGGTCTGCTCGGCTACGCGGTCTGGCGGTTGACCGAGGCGGCCGCCAACCCAGAGCAGATCGGCAGCGACGTAAAGGGCACCCTCAAGCGGATCGGGCACGTCGTCAGCGGGATCGCGCATCTGATCCTGGCCTGGACCGCTGCCAAGCTTGCCATGAAGACGGGGTCTCGCGACGCAGCCGTCTCACCCGGCGACGAGAGCGCGCGCGACTGGACCGCATTGCTGCTCGACCAGCCGGCCGGGCGCGTTCTGGTCGGCGCGGTCGCGGTCGGCGTGTTGGTTGCGGCCTTCCAGCAGGCGCAAAAGGCATGGCGCGGCGATTTCATACATGACCTTCGCGGCGACGCCCCCGCCCCCGGCTATGTCTGCACGATGGGCCGGATCGGCTATGGCGCGCGCGCACTCGTGTTCCTGATCGTCGCCGGGCTGTTCGCACTCGCCGCGTGGACCGCGCATGCGAGCGACGCGGGCGGCGTGGCGGAGGCTCTGGAGCAGCTGCAATCGCAACCGGGCGGCAAGTGGCTGCTCGTGCTTACTGGGATCGGTCTGGCGTTGTTCGGCGCGTACAGTCTGGTCGAGGCACGCTTCCGGCGGATCCACGTCGACCTGCCGGGGACCAATTAG
- a CDS encoding DUF4169 family protein — protein MINLRLARKQRARVTAEQRANENRRLFGRTAAEKAAETRARDRVEKTLDGAHLDKQPPNGKTE, from the coding sequence GTGATCAACCTGCGGCTCGCGCGGAAGCAGCGGGCGAGAGTGACGGCCGAGCAGCGCGCGAACGAGAACCGCCGGCTGTTCGGCCGGACCGCGGCGGAGAAAGCAGCCGAAACGCGTGCGCGGGATCGGGTCGAAAAGACGCTCGATGGCGCGCATCTCGATAAGCAGCCGCCGAATGGAAAAACGGAATAA
- the ssb gene encoding single-stranded DNA-binding protein has protein sequence MAGSVNKVIIVGNLGRDPESKAFQNGGKVVNLRIATSESWKDKNSGERKEKTEWHSVAIFNEGLANVAEKYLRKGSKVYIEGALQTRKWQDAQGQDKYSTEIVLQGFNSVLTMLDGPNGGGAGGGAGGGGGSRGGGDDWAGGGGNDFGGGSSGGGGGYGGGGSRGGSAPSGGGSGGGARGGSFGQTGGFSDDLDDDVPF, from the coding sequence ATGGCAGGCAGCGTCAACAAGGTCATCATCGTCGGCAATCTGGGTCGCGATCCGGAGAGCAAGGCGTTCCAGAATGGCGGCAAGGTCGTCAATCTGCGCATCGCGACATCCGAGTCCTGGAAGGACAAGAACTCGGGCGAGCGCAAGGAAAAGACCGAATGGCATTCGGTCGCGATCTTCAACGAAGGTCTGGCGAACGTCGCCGAGAAGTATCTGCGCAAGGGCTCGAAGGTCTATATCGAGGGCGCGCTCCAGACCCGGAAGTGGCAGGACGCGCAGGGCCAGGACAAGTATTCGACCGAGATCGTGTTGCAGGGCTTCAACAGCGTGTTGACGATGCTCGACGGCCCCAACGGTGGCGGCGCAGGCGGTGGTGCAGGCGGCGGCGGTGGTAGCCGTGGCGGAGGCGACGACTGGGCTGGCGGCGGCGGCAACGACTTCGGCGGTGGTTCGTCGGGTGGCGGCGGCGGTTACGGCGGCGGTGGCAGCCGTGGCGGCAGCGCACCCTCGGGCGGCGGTAGCGGTGGCGGCGCACGCGGCGGCAGCTTCGGCCAGACCGGCGGCTTCTCGGACGATCTCGACGACGACGTGCCGTTCTGA
- a CDS encoding alkene reductase, with protein sequence MPSLFDSITLGAVDAPNRIIMAPLTRGRADRDAVPTDMMVDYYTQRASAGLIISEATGISREGLGWPFAPGLWTDAQVAAWKPVTDSVHAAGGRIVAQLWHMGRQVHSSVIGGQPVSSSATATEGQAHTFEGKQDFEVARPLELNEIPRLLNDYELATKNALAAGFDGVQIHAANGYLIDQFLRDNANLRTDEYGGSIDNRVRLLREVAERVISVAGADRVSVRLSPNGDSQGVDDSNPEPLFTAAAKALSDLGIAFLELREPGPDGTFGKTDVPKLSPAIRKVFKGVLVVNSDYDTLEKAQAELDKGDADAISFGRPFIANPDLPERLRDGAPLAKDDAKTWYSQGPEGYIDYPALETANA encoded by the coding sequence ATGCCGAGCCTTTTCGATTCCATTACCCTTGGTGCCGTCGACGCGCCGAACCGCATCATCATGGCGCCGCTCACGCGGGGGCGTGCCGACAGGGATGCCGTTCCGACCGACATGATGGTCGACTATTATACGCAGCGGGCGAGCGCCGGCCTGATCATCTCGGAGGCCACCGGCATCAGCCGCGAAGGCCTGGGCTGGCCGTTCGCACCGGGTCTGTGGACCGATGCGCAGGTCGCCGCCTGGAAGCCCGTCACCGACTCGGTGCACGCCGCTGGTGGCCGGATCGTCGCGCAGCTCTGGCACATGGGGCGTCAGGTCCATTCGTCGGTGATCGGCGGCCAGCCGGTCTCGTCGTCGGCGACCGCGACCGAAGGCCAGGCGCACACGTTCGAGGGCAAGCAGGACTTCGAGGTCGCGCGTCCACTCGAACTGAACGAGATTCCGCGCCTGCTGAACGACTATGAACTGGCGACTAAGAATGCGCTGGCCGCCGGCTTCGACGGCGTGCAGATCCATGCCGCCAATGGCTATCTGATCGACCAGTTCCTGCGCGACAACGCCAACCTGCGCACCGACGAATATGGTGGCTCGATCGACAATCGCGTTCGCCTGCTGCGCGAAGTCGCCGAGCGGGTGATTTCGGTCGCCGGTGCCGATCGCGTCAGCGTCCGCCTGTCGCCCAATGGCGACTCGCAGGGTGTCGACGACAGCAACCCCGAGCCGCTGTTCACGGCCGCTGCCAAGGCGCTGTCCGATCTCGGCATCGCGTTCCTCGAACTGCGCGAGCCTGGCCCGGACGGCACGTTCGGCAAGACCGACGTACCGAAGCTCAGCCCGGCGATCCGCAAGGTCTTCAAGGGCGTGCTGGTCGTGAACTCGGATTACGACACGCTGGAGAAGGCGCAGGCCGAACTCGACAAGGGCGATGCCGACGCGATCAGCTTCGGCCGTCCGTTCATCGCGAACCCGGACCTGCCGGAGCGTCTGCGCGATGGCGCACCGCTGGCGAAGGACGATGCGAAGACGTGGTACAGCCAAGGCCCCGAGGGTTACATCGACTACCCCGCGCTCGAGACTGCGAACGCCTGA
- the ribD gene encoding bifunctional diaminohydroxyphosphoribosylaminopyrimidine deaminase/5-amino-6-(5-phosphoribosylamino)uracil reductase RibD: MTQADARWMGTALALAERSRGRTAPNPNVGCVIVRDGRVVGRGWTQAGGRPHAEAMALAEAGAKARGATAYATLEPCAHQSPRGPACSDLLIEAGVSRVVVALEDPDIRTAGRGFARIETAGIAVTRGVRADEAKRSMAGFLTRQALGRPHVTLKLATSLDGCIAMPDGSSRWITGPQARAHAHLERSRHEAILVGRGTYDADAPRLDVRLPGLEERRPMRVLLSSTVRDVPGWTVIAAPQDIAPLPNVDHILIEGGAAVASAFLAADLVDRLLLYRAPILIGGGKHSLRDIGLTDLTEAHGRWAIVDARQLGSDRLEVYERERNEA, translated from the coding sequence CTGACCCAGGCGGATGCTCGGTGGATGGGCACTGCGTTGGCGCTGGCCGAGCGTAGCCGAGGACGGACTGCGCCCAATCCCAATGTCGGCTGCGTGATCGTGCGCGACGGCCGCGTCGTCGGGCGTGGCTGGACGCAAGCGGGCGGGCGACCACATGCCGAGGCGATGGCCTTGGCGGAGGCCGGTGCGAAAGCGCGGGGGGCCACGGCCTATGCTACGCTTGAGCCATGCGCGCACCAGTCGCCACGCGGGCCAGCATGTAGCGACCTGCTGATCGAGGCTGGTGTCTCACGCGTGGTCGTTGCCCTCGAAGATCCGGATATACGAACGGCCGGCCGAGGGTTTGCCAGGATCGAGACGGCTGGCATCGCCGTGACGCGCGGTGTGCGTGCGGACGAAGCCAAACGTTCGATGGCCGGCTTTCTCACCCGGCAAGCGCTGGGCCGTCCCCATGTAACGCTGAAGCTCGCGACGTCGCTCGACGGTTGCATCGCGATGCCTGATGGATCGAGTCGCTGGATCACCGGTCCGCAGGCGCGCGCTCACGCTCATCTCGAGCGGAGTCGGCACGAAGCGATCCTCGTCGGTCGCGGCACGTATGACGCCGATGCACCGCGACTCGACGTGCGGTTGCCGGGGCTGGAAGAACGCAGACCGATGCGCGTGCTTCTGTCCTCGACTGTCCGGGACGTGCCCGGCTGGACCGTCATCGCCGCCCCGCAAGACATCGCGCCCCTCCCCAACGTCGATCATATCCTCATCGAGGGCGGCGCGGCCGTAGCGTCGGCGTTCCTCGCGGCCGATCTGGTCGACCGCCTTCTCCTTTACCGCGCGCCGATCCTCATCGGCGGCGGCAAGCATTCGCTCCGCGACATCGGCCTCACCGACCTGACCGAAGCGCATGGCCGCTGGGCGATCGTCGATGCGCGGCAACTTGGCAGCGACCGGCTCGAGGTCTACGAGCGCGAACGAAACGAGGCATAA
- the ribB gene encoding 3,4-dihydroxy-2-butanone-4-phosphate synthase, with protein sequence MPAERSSELARLKHGYLSSPEEIIDEARNGRMFILVDDEDRENEGDLVIPAQMATPEKINFMAKYGRGLICLALTRDRTEELGLELMSRNNGTRHETAFTVSIEALEGVTTGISAADRARTIAVAIDATKQKADIVTPGHVFPLVARDGGVLIRAGHTEAAVDVARLAGLNPSGVICEIMNEDGTMARMDDLVTFAQFHNVKIGTIRDLIAYRRRYDHLVEKRAEARFTSEWGGDWTALTFWNKATGTEQVALVKGKIDPAKPTLVRMHALSPFADIFGESGDRGRILARSMQMIADEGAGVIVVINRPRSNTFTSAVMKKAGAEITPDMEELRDYGVGAMILTELGVHDMVLITNTHHTLVGLDGYGLSIVGERPIASLNTEKSPN encoded by the coding sequence CTGCCCGCTGAGCGTTCGTCCGAATTGGCCCGTCTGAAGCACGGCTATCTGTCGAGTCCCGAAGAGATCATCGACGAGGCGCGCAACGGTCGGATGTTCATCCTGGTCGACGACGAGGATCGCGAGAACGAGGGCGACCTCGTCATCCCCGCGCAGATGGCGACGCCGGAGAAGATCAACTTCATGGCCAAATACGGCCGTGGCCTGATCTGTCTCGCGCTGACCAGGGACCGCACCGAGGAACTCGGCCTCGAACTGATGAGCCGCAACAACGGCACGCGGCACGAGACCGCGTTCACCGTCTCGATCGAGGCGCTGGAAGGCGTCACGACCGGCATCTCGGCCGCGGACCGCGCGCGCACCATCGCGGTGGCGATCGATGCGACCAAGCAGAAGGCGGACATCGTCACGCCCGGCCACGTCTTCCCGCTGGTGGCGCGCGACGGCGGCGTGCTGATCCGCGCCGGCCATACCGAGGCTGCGGTCGACGTCGCACGGCTCGCCGGGCTCAATCCGTCGGGCGTGATCTGCGAGATCATGAACGAGGATGGCACGATGGCGCGGATGGATGACCTCGTCACCTTCGCGCAGTTCCACAACGTCAAGATCGGCACGATCCGCGACCTGATCGCGTATCGCCGCCGCTACGACCACCTCGTCGAGAAGCGTGCCGAGGCCAGGTTCACCTCCGAATGGGGTGGCGACTGGACCGCGCTGACGTTCTGGAACAAGGCGACCGGCACCGAGCAGGTCGCGCTGGTAAAGGGCAAGATCGACCCGGCCAAGCCGACGCTCGTCCGCATGCACGCGCTGTCGCCGTTCGCGGATATCTTCGGCGAATCGGGCGATCGCGGCCGGATCCTCGCGCGCTCGATGCAGATGATCGCGGACGAGGGCGCGGGCGTCATCGTAGTCATCAACCGCCCGCGCAGCAACACCTTCACGTCCGCCGTGATGAAGAAGGCGGGTGCGGAGATCACGCCGGACATGGAGGAACTGCGCGACTACGGCGTCGGCGCGATGATCCTGACCGAACTCGGCGTCCACGACATGGTGCTGATCACCAACACGCATCACACGCTGGTCGGCCTCGACGGCTACGGCCTGTCGATCGTCGGCGAGCGCCCGATCGCGTCCCTGAACACAGAAAAGAGCCCGAACTGA
- the feoB gene encoding ferrous iron transport protein B, with the protein MNAAPLVALVGNPNAGKSALFNALTGARQKVGNYPGVTVERKVGRLMLDDGRPVELVDLPGAYSLEPSSPDERVTRDVVTGTQDGERLPDALVVVVDAANLDNHLRFTLQLIALGLPVVVALNMVDLAERDGLKLDPKVLEHELGVPVIPTVAVRKRGLDELKAALSGIVINGPMRLRKSDGSVQDDIVTLQRRARTIATAATVSETTVRRWTHMLDAVALHPVAGPILLLAIMFLMFQAVFSWAQPFMDAIDGGFTALQAFITSELPQSLLRSLLVDGVIAGVGAVIVFLPQILILFLFILVLEASGYMVRAAFLMDRVMASVGLSGRAFIPLLSSFACAIPGIMATRTIDDEKDRLTTILIAPLMTCSARLPVYTLIIGAFIPNTQVLPFVGLQGLVMLGLYVMGIVGAFVAALVLRRTVTKGVSSGFMMEMPKYQWPQWRDVGIGLWSRAQIFLKRAGGIILISTVILWVMLSFPKPPEGSKVSPVDYSVAGRIANGIAPVFAPIGFNRDIVLALIPAMAAREVAVAAIGTVYAIDDPDSNQGGKAMVENLRGRWSLPTALAFLMWFVFAPQCISTIAVTRRETNGWKWPAFMVGYLFAAAYIMAGITYWLAVFAGL; encoded by the coding sequence ATGAACGCAGCACCGCTGGTTGCGCTGGTCGGCAATCCCAATGCCGGCAAGAGCGCGCTGTTCAACGCGCTTACGGGTGCGCGCCAGAAGGTCGGCAATTATCCCGGCGTCACGGTCGAGCGGAAAGTCGGGCGGCTGATGCTCGATGACGGGCGGCCGGTCGAGCTGGTCGACCTACCCGGCGCATACAGCCTCGAACCCTCCTCCCCCGACGAGCGGGTCACGCGCGACGTCGTCACCGGCACGCAGGATGGCGAGCGCCTTCCCGACGCGCTGGTCGTCGTCGTCGATGCCGCCAATCTCGACAACCATCTGCGCTTCACGCTCCAGCTGATCGCGCTCGGCCTGCCGGTCGTGGTCGCCCTCAACATGGTCGACCTCGCCGAGCGCGACGGGCTGAAGCTCGATCCCAAGGTGCTCGAACACGAACTCGGCGTGCCGGTGATCCCGACCGTTGCGGTGCGCAAACGCGGTCTCGACGAACTCAAGGCCGCGCTGTCCGGCATCGTCATCAATGGACCCATGCGGCTGCGCAAATCCGACGGAAGCGTACAGGACGACATCGTCACGCTCCAGCGTCGCGCGCGCACGATCGCTACCGCCGCGACCGTGTCCGAGACGACCGTCCGCCGCTGGACGCACATGCTCGACGCGGTCGCGCTGCACCCTGTCGCGGGGCCGATCCTGCTGCTGGCGATCATGTTCCTGATGTTCCAGGCTGTGTTCAGCTGGGCTCAGCCGTTCATGGACGCGATCGACGGTGGCTTCACCGCGTTGCAGGCGTTCATCACATCCGAGCTGCCCCAGTCGTTGCTTCGCTCTCTGCTGGTCGACGGCGTGATCGCCGGCGTCGGCGCGGTGATCGTCTTCCTGCCGCAGATCCTGATCCTGTTCCTCTTCATCCTCGTCCTCGAGGCGAGCGGCTACATGGTCCGCGCGGCGTTCCTGATGGACCGGGTGATGGCGAGCGTCGGGCTGTCGGGTCGCGCGTTCATCCCTTTGCTGTCGAGCTTCGCCTGCGCGATTCCGGGGATCATGGCGACGCGGACGATCGACGACGAGAAGGACCGGCTGACGACGATCCTGATCGCGCCGCTGATGACGTGTTCAGCACGCCTGCCGGTCTATACGCTGATCATCGGCGCGTTCATTCCCAACACGCAGGTGCTGCCGTTCGTCGGATTGCAGGGGCTGGTGATGCTCGGCCTGTACGTGATGGGCATCGTCGGCGCGTTCGTAGCCGCGCTGGTGCTGCGGCGGACGGTGACCAAGGGCGTGTCGTCGGGCTTCATGATGGAGATGCCGAAATATCAGTGGCCGCAGTGGCGCGACGTCGGCATCGGCCTGTGGAGCCGCGCGCAGATCTTCCTGAAGCGCGCCGGCGGCATCATCCTGATCTCGACCGTGATCCTGTGGGTGATGCTGAGCTTCCCCAAGCCGCCCGAGGGCAGCAAGGTCTCGCCGGTCGATTATTCGGTCGCCGGGCGGATCGCCAACGGCATCGCGCCGGTGTTCGCACCGATTGGCTTCAACCGCGACATCGTCCTCGCGCTGATCCCGGCGATGGCCGCGCGTGAGGTGGCGGTGGCGGCGATCGGCACGGTCTACGCAATCGACGACCCCGACAGCAACCAGGGCGGCAAGGCGATGGTCGAGAACCTGCGCGGCCGCTGGAGCCTGCCGACCGCGCTCGCCTTCCTGATGTGGTTCGTGTTCGCGCCACAGTGCATTTCGACGATCGCCGTCACCCGTCGCGAGACGAATGGCTGGAAATGGCCGGCGTTCATGGTTGGCTATTTGTTCGCCGCCGCCTACATCATGGCCGGAATCACATATTGGCTGGCGGTGTTCGCCGGCCTCTGA
- a CDS encoding FeoA family protein: protein MDTRPDRSVSLETLPRKQHAIVAAIEWARLAGPEARRLRELGFDEGVDVEVLHRATLGQGPIACRIGRMTVALRRAVAGAIHVSPMPAAAE, encoded by the coding sequence ATGGACACTCGCCCCGATCGTTCCGTCAGCCTCGAAACCCTGCCGCGCAAGCAGCACGCTATTGTTGCGGCAATCGAGTGGGCGCGGCTCGCGGGCCCGGAAGCGCGGCGATTGCGCGAGCTGGGCTTCGATGAGGGCGTGGATGTCGAGGTGCTGCACCGCGCGACTCTGGGCCAGGGCCCGATCGCCTGCCGGATCGGCCGCATGACCGTCGCGCTCCGCCGCGCGGTTGCCGGCGCCATCCACGTTTCTCCCATGCCTGCCGCGGCCGAATAA
- a CDS encoding COQ9 family protein — protein sequence MTQDLTLDEIRAKLAPGIAANAAFDGWSDAARDMAAQAGGIDTDIAALAFKDGPVDMIDAWFAHIDDVMLAAVPPERLALIKVREKITALVEARLDATSIDRESLRRAVAILALPQNLAKATRLGWRTVDTIWRAAGDVATDYNYYTKRTILLGVYASTITVFLDDESEGLADTRAFLRRRIDGIMQFEKAKAGFLKRTEHGFSLSRFVGRLRYPTA from the coding sequence ATGACCCAGGACCTTACGCTCGACGAAATCCGCGCAAAGCTCGCCCCCGGCATTGCTGCCAACGCGGCGTTCGACGGGTGGAGCGACGCCGCACGCGACATGGCTGCGCAGGCCGGGGGGATCGATACCGACATCGCCGCATTGGCGTTCAAGGACGGCCCGGTCGACATGATCGACGCGTGGTTCGCGCATATCGACGACGTGATGCTCGCCGCGGTTCCGCCCGAGCGGCTCGCGCTGATCAAAGTCCGCGAGAAGATCACCGCGTTGGTCGAGGCGCGGCTCGATGCGACGTCGATCGACCGCGAATCTCTGCGGCGCGCGGTGGCGATCCTCGCTCTCCCGCAGAATTTGGCGAAGGCGACGCGCCTCGGCTGGCGGACGGTCGACACGATCTGGCGCGCCGCCGGAGACGTCGCGACCGACTATAATTACTACACCAAGCGGACCATCCTGCTCGGCGTGTATGCGTCGACGATCACGGTGTTTCTCGACGACGAGAGCGAAGGCCTTGCTGACACGCGCGCGTTCCTGCGGCGCCGGATCGACGGGATCATGCAGTTCGAGAAAGCCAAGGCGGGTTTTCTCAAGCGCACTGAGCACGGTTTCAGCCTGTCGCGATTCGTCGGCCGGTTGCGTTATCCGACGGCCTGA